In one window of Arachis hypogaea cultivar Tifrunner unplaced genomic scaffold, arahy.Tifrunner.gnm2.J5K5 arahy.Tifrunner.gnm2.scaffold_91, whole genome shotgun sequence DNA:
- the LOC114927262 gene encoding uncharacterized protein, with protein sequence MAIVLRFVTLDGFVKERFFDLVHVTDTCATTLKKELISVLSHYNLQVENIRGQGYDGASNMRGEWNGLQALFLKDSPQAYYVHYFAHRLQLALVTASREVLQIHEFFTQLNSIVTIVSASSKRHDQLQEVQAIENANLVAQNELETGKCANQISTLQRAGDTRWSSHFNSICSLVKMFTATNIVLNNIIEDGKTYAQRGEAYGVSKILLSFEFVFTLHLMKEIMGITNVLCQALQQQSQDILNAMHIVSTSKLLLQ encoded by the coding sequence ATGGCCATTGTTTTAAGATTTGTTACTCTAGATGGTTTTGTTAAAGAGAGATTTTTTGATCTTGTGCATGTCACTGATACTTGTGCAACAACTTTAAAGAAAGAATTGATTTCTGTCCTTTCTCATTATAATCTCCAAGTTGAAAATATTAGGGGTCAAGGGTATGATGGTGCTAGCAACATGCGGGGTGAGTGGAATGGTTTGCAAGCTTTGTTTCTTAAAGATTCTCCACAAGCATACTATGTGCATTATTTTGCTCATAGGTTACAATTAGCATTGGTGACAGCTTCAAGAGAGGtacttcaaattcatgaattttttactCAATTAAACTCTATTGTCACTATTGTTAGTGCTTCTTCAAAAAGACATGATCAATTACAAGAAGTTCAAGCAATTGAAAATGCAAACTTGGTTGCTCAAAATGAATTAGAAACAGGCAAATGTGCGAATCAAATAAGCACTTTACAAAGAGCTGGGGATACTCGATGGAGctctcactttaattctatttgcagTTTAGTAAAAATGTTTACTGCTACCAATATTGTTCTGAATAATATCATTGAAGACGGGAAAACTTATGCACAAAGAGGTGAGGCTTATggtgttagtaaaatattattgtcatttgaatttgttttcacTTTGCACTTGATGAAAGAGATTATGGGAATCACTAATGTTCTTTGCCAAGCACTGCAACAACAATCTCAAGATATTCTTAATGCAATGCATATTGTTTCTACATCAAAGTTACTTCTTCAATAA